In Nocardioides sp. W7, the genomic stretch CGAGGAGCCACCCTAGGTCATGCCGATTCGGGACCTTCGCCTCTCAGTCCCGGCTCAGGCTCGGGCCCTACGCTCGTGCCCGTGAGGGAATGGCTCGGCCTGGTGGCACGACTGGTGACCGGTGGCGTCTGGATCTGGGCCGGCGCGCTCAAGCTCGGCGACTCCTATCAGAGCGTCGAGGCGGTCCGCGCCTACGAGCTGCTGCCGGAGAGCCTGGTGGAGCCGGTGGGCTACCTGCTGCCGGTGCTGGAGGTGGTCGTCGGGGTGGCGCTGGTCCTCGGCGTGCTCACCCGGGGTGCCGCGGTGCTCTCGGCGCTGCTGTTCGTGGTCTTCATCATCGGCATCGCGAGCGCCTGGGCCCGCGGGCTGCAGATCGACTGCGGCTGCTTCGGCGGCGGCGGGTACGACCCGGACGCCTCGTCGCAGTACCCGTGGGAGATCGCCCGCGACTCCGTGCTGCTGCTCGTCTCCCTCTACCTGGTCCGCTGGCCCCGCACCCGCCTGGCCCTGGACTCCCTGCTGTTTCGTCCCCTGACCCCCGCCCGCTGAACCGAAGCGAGACCCCGATGTCGAAGAAGAGTGCCCAGACGAGCCGAACCGAGCGCGCGGCCGCCGCCGTACGCGAGCAGCAGCGCGAGGAGGCACGCCGCCGCAACCTGATGGTGGGCGGCGTCGTCGGGGTGCTCGTCGTGGCCCTGGTCGCCGGGTTCCTGTGGATGCGCGCGAACGACACCAGCGATGACGTCACCGCCCCCGCTGCCGGCTCCGAGTACGGCCTCACCATCGGCCCGGACGGCGCCCCGCGCGAGGTGATCATCTACGAGGACTTCCACTGCGTGCACTGCGCGGACCTCGAGGAGCGGACCCGCGAGGACCTCGCGCGGTTCGCGGAGGCCGGCGACGTCCGCGTCGAGTTCCGCACGGTCAGCTTCCTCACGGACTACTCGATGCGCGCGGCGAACGCCTTCAAGGTCGTCCTCGAGGAGGCCGGCCCCGAGGTGGCCAAGCGCTACCACGACCTGCTGTTCCAGAACTACGACAAGGCCTCCGGGAGCGAGGACGGCCTCGACGACGACACCCTGGTGAGCCTGGCCGTCGACGCCGGTGCCGAGGAGGACGCCGTACGCCCCGGCATCGAGGACCTGGCCCAGCGCGAGTGGGTCGACTCGGCCACCCAGGCGGCGCAGGACGCCGGGGTGCGCGGCACCCCGACGGTGCTCCTCGACGGCGAGCCGGTGAGCGGCAGCACGGAGGACATCGCGAATTCGCTGGTCGAGGCCCTCGGCTGACACGCTGCGGAAGGTGACCAGGAGCATCGGCGACTTCATCCGCGGCCTCCCGAAGGCCGAGCTGCACGTCCACCACGTCGGGTCCGCCTCGCCGCGGATCGTCCAGGAGCTGGCCGCCCGCCATCCCGGCACCGTCCCGGCGGACCTCGACGACCTTCGACGGTTCTACGAGTTCCGCGACTTCGCCCACTTCATCGAGGTCTACCTCGCCGTGGTGGCGCTGGTCCGCACGCCCGAGGACATCCGCTACCTCACCTACGAGATCGCCCGCGAGATGGCGACCGAGCAGCAGCTGCGGTACGCCGAGCTGACCTGCACGCCGTTCACCTCGGTGCGCCCGGACGACGACACGCGCGGCATGCCGATCGAGGCGTACTCCGAGGCTCTCGAGGACGCCCGGGTCGCCGCGGAGCGCGACTTCGGGCTGGTGCTGCGCTGGATCTACGACATCCCGGGCGAGTTCGGCCAGCTGGGGGCCGACCACACCCTCGAGTACGCCCTGCGGCACCCCACCGAGGGCCTGGTCGGCTTCGGCCTGGGCGGCCCGGAGATCGGGGTGCCGCGACCCCAGTTCCAGCCGCACTTCGACGCCGCCCGGGCGGCCGGGCTGCACTGCGTCCCGCACGCCGGCGAGACGACCGGCCCGCAGACGATCTGGGACGCGCTGCGGCTGCTCGGAGCGGAGCGGATCGGGCACGGCACCTCCGCCGCGCAGGACCCGGAGCTGCTGGCCCACCTGGCCGCGACCGGCGTACCCCTGGAGGTCTGCCCGTCCTCGAACATCGCCACCCGCGCGGTGGCCACCCTCGCCGAGCACCCGATCCGGGCGTTCCGCGACGCCGGCGTGACCATCTCGATCGGCTCCGACGACCCGCCGATGTTCGGGACGACACTGAACCGGGAGTACGAGGTCGCGGCCGACCTGCTCGGCCTCGACGAGGCGGGCGTCGCGGAGCTCGCCCGCACCTCCGTGCGGGTCTCCTTCGCGCCCGAGGACGTCCGCTCGCGGGTGCTCGGCGAGATCGACGCGTACGCCGCCGGCTGACCCGGGCGGGGACGCGAAAGGCCCCGCACACTCATACTGTGCGGGGCGAGGTTCTTCCTACCGCGTCGGGTCCGTCCGTCCGGGGAGGCGCGCCCACACGTGAGGATCCGTGCATGTCGCAACCCCGACCGGTCCGGGTGGCCGTGGTCAACGACTACGAGATCGTGGTGGCCGGCGTCGCCGCGCTGATCGCGCCGTACGTCGACCGGATCGCCGTCGTCGAGCTCGACACCGGCCTGCCAGTGGTGAGCGAGGTCGACGTGATCCTCTACGACACCTTCGGGCAGGTCCAGGGCGACGGGATCGACCTGGAGGACCTGGTGCGCGACAGTACGGCGCGGGTCGCGGTCTTCAGCTGGAACACCGACCCGGCGCTGGTCCGGCGCGCGCTGGCCAAGGGCGCCTCGGCGTACCTCTCCAAGGAGCTGAGCGCGGCCGAGATCGTCGACGCGCTGGAGCGGGTGCACGCGGGTGAGCTCGTCGTCCACGAGGGGGCCGAGCAGGTCCAGGACGTCGTCGGCCGGTGGCCGGGTCGTGACCACGGCCTGACCGCGCGGGAGGCGG encodes the following:
- a CDS encoding MauE/DoxX family redox-associated membrane protein, with product MREWLGLVARLVTGGVWIWAGALKLGDSYQSVEAVRAYELLPESLVEPVGYLLPVLEVVVGVALVLGVLTRGAAVLSALLFVVFIIGIASAWARGLQIDCGCFGGGGYDPDASSQYPWEIARDSVLLLVSLYLVRWPRTRLALDSLLFRPLTPAR
- a CDS encoding thioredoxin domain-containing protein, with product MSKKSAQTSRTERAAAAVREQQREEARRRNLMVGGVVGVLVVALVAGFLWMRANDTSDDVTAPAAGSEYGLTIGPDGAPREVIIYEDFHCVHCADLEERTREDLARFAEAGDVRVEFRTVSFLTDYSMRAANAFKVVLEEAGPEVAKRYHDLLFQNYDKASGSEDGLDDDTLVSLAVDAGAEEDAVRPGIEDLAQREWVDSATQAAQDAGVRGTPTVLLDGEPVSGSTEDIANSLVEALG
- a CDS encoding adenosine deaminase: MTRSIGDFIRGLPKAELHVHHVGSASPRIVQELAARHPGTVPADLDDLRRFYEFRDFAHFIEVYLAVVALVRTPEDIRYLTYEIAREMATEQQLRYAELTCTPFTSVRPDDDTRGMPIEAYSEALEDARVAAERDFGLVLRWIYDIPGEFGQLGADHTLEYALRHPTEGLVGFGLGGPEIGVPRPQFQPHFDAARAAGLHCVPHAGETTGPQTIWDALRLLGAERIGHGTSAAQDPELLAHLAATGVPLEVCPSSNIATRAVATLAEHPIRAFRDAGVTISIGSDDPPMFGTTLNREYEVAADLLGLDEAGVAELARTSVRVSFAPEDVRSRVLGEIDAYAAG
- a CDS encoding response regulator transcription factor; this encodes MSQPRPVRVAVVNDYEIVVAGVAALIAPYVDRIAVVELDTGLPVVSEVDVILYDTFGQVQGDGIDLEDLVRDSTARVAVFSWNTDPALVRRALAKGASAYLSKELSAAEIVDALERVHAGELVVHEGAEQVQDVVGRWPGRDHGLTAREAEVIALITQGLSNQEIAERSYLSINSVKTYIRTAYRKMGVTRRAQAVGWGVQHGFQPDRSRVVRPDR